A DNA window from Flavisolibacter ginsenosidimutans contains the following coding sequences:
- a CDS encoding SusE domain-containing protein, whose amino-acid sequence MKHISKLLLLSTLAALLFACDKKDILPYYNKGSQVTLSASKASVTPTAADSTNKVLALNWTSPNYGVDPNTYKYVVEIDSSGRNFANPVRRTVVGKLTDSITGRDLNTILLNNGFKVGTAYNLDMHVISSYGNNNEPYISNTVKVAVTPYADPSTLATQFTSVTGTAATSTNPSNTFSWSQAFTGYMGNITYTLQYDSAGKNFVAPQEIAAGTATSSKTLTQDDMNTTALSSGVAIGNTGKVEYRIKATTAGGAVAYSNVVNVTVATFSPVPANLYIVGDATPGGWNNPVPVPSQQFTKVDAYTFSITIGLTAGKSYLFLPVNGDWNHKYGGAADGTAAGGSTLLKDGAVPGSNIPAPAASGVYKITVNFQTNKYTVTQIAVPSNLYIVGDATAGGWNNPVPTPSQQFTQIDNVSFGIVVNLTAGKSYLFLPVNGDWNHKYGGSTDGTSANGGALLADGAVPGSNTPAPATSGLYKIVVNFATNSYTVTPYSGPTALFIVGDATAGGWNNPVPVPSQQFTKTKEGEFQISIPLTAGKSYLFLPVNGDWNHKYGGATDGTSAGGDVLLADGAVPGSNTPAPAVSGPHTITVSFITNTYKVQ is encoded by the coding sequence ATGAAACACATTTCAAAACTTCTGTTGCTTTCAACCCTTGCAGCGCTTCTCTTTGCCTGCGACAAGAAAGATATACTGCCTTATTACAACAAAGGCAGCCAGGTAACGCTGAGCGCATCCAAGGCATCGGTAACGCCTACCGCTGCCGATTCGACAAACAAGGTGCTTGCCCTGAACTGGACAAGCCCGAACTACGGTGTTGATCCCAACACGTACAAATATGTTGTGGAGATTGATTCATCGGGACGAAACTTTGCCAATCCCGTTCGCCGTACCGTCGTTGGCAAGCTCACTGACTCCATCACCGGCCGCGATTTAAACACCATTCTTCTGAACAATGGTTTTAAAGTGGGCACGGCTTACAACCTGGATATGCACGTCATATCCTCTTACGGAAACAACAACGAGCCTTATATTTCCAACACGGTCAAGGTAGCCGTTACGCCTTATGCCGATCCTTCGACTCTTGCAACTCAATTTACTTCGGTAACCGGCACGGCCGCTACTTCCACCAATCCTTCGAATACGTTTTCGTGGTCGCAAGCCTTTACCGGTTATATGGGAAACATTACCTACACCTTGCAGTACGATTCGGCGGGTAAAAATTTTGTTGCGCCACAGGAAATCGCAGCCGGCACTGCAACGTCAAGCAAAACGTTGACGCAGGACGATATGAACACGACGGCATTGTCATCTGGCGTTGCCATTGGCAACACAGGCAAAGTAGAATACAGAATTAAAGCCACGACTGCGGGTGGTGCCGTAGCTTATTCAAACGTTGTGAACGTAACGGTGGCTACGTTCTCACCGGTGCCCGCAAATCTTTACATCGTCGGCGATGCCACACCGGGCGGGTGGAACAATCCCGTGCCTGTTCCTTCGCAACAATTCACCAAAGTAGATGCGTATACCTTCAGCATTACCATCGGCCTTACTGCGGGTAAGTCCTACCTGTTTCTCCCTGTGAACGGCGACTGGAATCACAAGTACGGCGGTGCAGCCGATGGAACAGCCGCAGGCGGCAGCACGCTATTGAAAGACGGCGCCGTTCCGGGTTCCAATATACCGGCTCCGGCTGCATCCGGTGTTTACAAAATCACGGTAAACTTCCAAACCAACAAATACACCGTTACGCAAATTGCTGTGCCTTCCAACCTTTACATTGTCGGTGATGCAACGGCCGGTGGCTGGAACAACCCCGTTCCCACACCATCGCAGCAATTCACGCAAATTGACAACGTTTCTTTTGGCATTGTAGTGAACTTGACAGCCGGCAAATCTTATCTCTTCTTACCGGTGAACGGCGACTGGAATCACAAGTACGGCGGTAGCACCGACGGGACTTCAGCAAACGGTGGCGCTTTATTGGCCGATGGTGCGGTTCCCGGATCGAACACCCCTGCACCCGCAACCTCAGGCCTTTATAAAATCGTCGTGAACTTCGCAACAAATTCATATACGGTTACGCCTTACTCAGGACCGACTGCCTTGTTTATCGTTGGCGATGCTACAGCCGGCGGCTGGAACAATCCGGTTCCGGTTCCTTCACAGCAATTCACAAAAACAAAGGAAGGCGAGTTCCAAATCTCGATACCGTTAACAGCGGGCAAATCGTATTTATTCTTACCGGTCAATGGCGACTGGAACCACAAGTACGGTGGCGCAACAGACGGCACGTCTGCCGGCGGCGATGTGTTGCTGGCCGACGGTGCCGTACCGGGATCGAACACGCCGGCACCTGCTGTATCAGGCCCACACACCATAACAGTGAGCTTTATTACCAATACTTACAAAGTGCAATAA
- a CDS encoding SusE domain-containing protein → MKNTVKFFLLFLIAGFAACKKNISEVTYQGGTAPVLTASSTLPMVLDIANKSNNAITLSWTNPNYTFSTGPSSQDVSYTLQFDTTGSNFTNPKMFEMSIAKDLSTTLTVNSLNAALLTMGLAENVAHNMEIRVKSTLVNKSIPLYSNVIKLTVTPYLDVKYPVPAKLYITGSATPGNWMGGGDPELGSQKFTKISSTQFQITIPLSANNSYLFVPVYGDWGNKYGGTGSNNANNVSGDDFKPNGGDLKAPGTSKTYTITVDFKTGKFTVQ, encoded by the coding sequence ATGAAAAATACAGTCAAATTTTTTCTCTTGTTTTTGATAGCGGGTTTTGCGGCCTGCAAAAAAAACATCAGCGAGGTCACGTACCAGGGCGGCACAGCGCCAGTGCTCACGGCTTCTTCCACATTACCGATGGTGCTTGACATTGCCAACAAAAGCAACAACGCCATCACACTTTCCTGGACAAATCCGAATTATACTTTTTCAACGGGCCCAAGCTCACAGGACGTATCGTACACCTTGCAGTTTGACACCACCGGATCAAATTTCACCAATCCAAAAATGTTCGAGATGTCCATTGCAAAAGACCTCTCCACAACGCTGACGGTAAACAGCCTTAACGCGGCTTTGCTGACAATGGGGTTGGCCGAAAACGTGGCGCACAACATGGAAATAAGAGTGAAATCAACCCTGGTAAACAAGAGCATTCCGCTTTATTCCAACGTAATCAAATTAACGGTAACGCCTTACCTTGATGTGAAATACCCGGTGCCGGCCAAGTTGTACATTACGGGCAGCGCTACACCCGGTAACTGGATGGGCGGCGGCGATCCCGAACTGGGCAGCCAGAAATTTACCAAGATCAGTTCAACGCAGTTTCAAATCACCATTCCTTTATCGGCCAATAACTCTTACCTGTTCGTACCGGTTTACGGCGACTGGGGCAACAAATACGGCGGCACCGGAAGCAACAACGCCAATAACGTGAGCGGTGATGATTTTAAACCCAACGGCGGTGATTTAAAGGCGCCGGGCACCAGCAAAACTTACACCATCACGGTTGATTTTAAAACCGGCAAATTCACCGTACAGTAA